The Polyodon spathula isolate WHYD16114869_AA chromosome 23, ASM1765450v1, whole genome shotgun sequence genome has a window encoding:
- the LOC121298101 gene encoding NCK-interacting protein with SH3 domain-like isoform X1 has protein sequence MYRSLYAFRSPEPNSLHFAAGETFLILERSNRHWWLGSRSSSGESGYIPASYIEKIQVSHRDEGRGLAPCSMQAFLQTPEQDVVLQSIDRAIESIHNTAMKNGGKYNLEQRDVLQKLIHHRKETLARKSPTNYKQILPSSASDYHIGSAPHANGLSRNYGRQASEPIPESLDPGRGEEGLYQVPPQPRRAAPITPPPPEKRRAPRRPEPAVPTRSSSIGPGSSSVSSVSLDTLGSGSTHTPEANIPSPATTPPPLPCRTRPAADPVPPSPSPSPSPQPEADSQSLAAPSPSALSHALSPSHGVKGAGSDPRVDVPPSMGAELIELVRRNTGLSYDLSRVAIGVVIGHIQSSLPHTAEVMEQVLLSLVESKDLSSALPRGQVCHDEQRLQVIFTDLARHKEDAQQRSWALYEDESVIACYLEELLQILTDADPEVCKKMCKKSHSEPVLSLVAYYQMEHRVALRLLLLKCFGAMCNLDSAIISALVNSVLPMELARDMQTNTQEHQKMCYSALVLSMVFSMGEPLPYRHYEQLNPGFVEFLLDVVEDGLPSDTTEQLPDLFINVLLAFNLHLMVPVNNMVMQTLMKRPNAKVLTEKILLLLNRGDDPVSVFKHQPQPAHSVLKFLQDIFSSADTAGIFYRTDMMVMIDIVVRQISDLSPGDKLRMEYLSLMHAIIRSTDFLQHRHRLPDLQGALQRILGEGEGGGEASQMDQLIVQQIYKDFPEMHTAAED, from the exons atgtaccgGTCCCTGTACGCCTTCCGCTCGCCGGAACCCAACTCGCTTCACTTCGCCGCCGGGGAGACCTTCCTAATTCTGGAGCGGAGCAATCGACACTGGTGGCTTGGCTCCCGCTCCAGCTCCGGCGAGTCCGGCTACATCCCGGCCTCCTACATTGAGAAGATCCAGGTGAGCCACCGTGACGAGGGCCGCGGACTGGCTCCGTGTTCAATGCAGGCTTTTCTTCAG accCCCGAACAGGATGTGGTGCTGCAGTCCATCGACAGAGCCATCGAATCCATTCACAACACCGCCATGAAGAACGGGGGCAAATACAACCTGGAGCAGCGGGACGTTCTGCA GAAGCTGATTCACCACCGCAAGGAAACGCTGGCACGCAAGAGCCCAACCAATTACAAGCAGATCCTACCGTCCTCCGCCAGTGACTACCACATCGGCTCCGCCCCCCATGCCAACGGGCTGAGCCGCAACTATGGGCGGCAGGCCAGCGAGCCGATCCCAGAGAGCCTGGACCCAGGCAGGGGGGAGGAGGGGCTGTACCAG GTGCCCCCCCAGCCTCGCCGCGCCGCTCCCATCACCCCCCCTCCTCCAGAGAAGCGCAGGGCCCCTCGCAGACCAG AGCCTGCAGTCCCCACCAGGAGCTCCTCAATTGGTCCTGGCTCCTCCTCTGTGAGCTCCGTCTCTCTGGATACACTGGGCAGCGGCTCCACCCACACCCCCGAGGCCAACATTCCCAGTCCAGCCACCACCCCTCCCCCACTTCCCTGCCGGACCAGGCCTGCTGCTGACCCggtgcctcccagtccctccccgTCCCCCTCCCCACAGCCAGAGGCAGATTCCCAGTCCCTGGCAGCCCCCTCCCCCTCTGCACTGTCACATGCTCTTAGCCCCTCCCATGGTGTGAAGGGGGCGGGGTCTGACCCCCGAGTGGACGTGCCTCCCAGCATGGGGGCGGAGCTGATCGAGCTGGTGCGCAGGAACACAGGGCTCAGCTATGACCTCTCGAGGGTCGCCATCGGGGTCGTGATTGGACACATCCAGAGCTCACTCCCACACACTGCTGAGGTCATGGAGCAGGTCCTCCTCTCATTGGTGGAGAGCAAG gaCCTGAGCTCTGCCCTGCCTCGAGGACAGGTGTGTCACGATGAGCAGCGTCTGCAGGTGATCTTCACCGACCTGGCGAGGCACAAAGAGGACGCGCAGCAGCGCAGCTGGGCCCTGTACGAGGACGAGAGCGTGATAGCCTGCTACCTGGAGGAGCTGCTGCAGATATTG ACGGACGCTGACCCTGAGGTGTGTAAGAAGATGTGCAAGAAGAGCCACTCCGAGCCGGTCCTCTCGCTCGTCGCATACTATCAGATG GAGCACCGGGTGGCTCTGCGGCTGCTGCTGCTCAAGTGTTTTGGGGCAATGTGTAACCTGGACTCTGCCATCATCTCAGCACTGGTGAACTCCGTCCTGCCCATGGAGCTGGCCAGGGACATGCAGACTAACACACAGG agCACCAGAAGATGTGTTACTCTGCGCTGGTCCTGTCCATGGTGTTCTCTATGGGGGAGCCCTTACCTTACCGTCACTACG AGCAGTTGAACCCGGGCTTCGTGGAGTTCCTGCTGGATGTGGTGGAGGACGGGCTGCCCTCGGACACAACGGAGCAGCTCCCAGATCTGTTCATCAATGTGCTGCTGGCATTCAACCTGCACCTCATgg tgccgGTGAACAACATGGTCATGCAGACTCTGATGAAGAGACCCAACGCCAAGGTcctgactgagaagatcctgCTGCTGCTTAATCGGGGAG atGACCCTGTCTCAGTGTTTAAGCACCAGCCCCAGCCCGCTCACTCGGTGCTCAAGTTCCTACAGGATATTTTCTCCAGCGCCGACACGGCCGGCATCTTCTACCGGACTGACATGATGGTGATGATCGACATCGTGGTGCGGCAAATATCAGACCTGTCCCCCGGAGACAAG CTGCGTATGGAGTACCTCTCCCTGATGCACGCCATCATTCGCTCTACAGACTTCCTGCAGCACCGCCATCGCCTGCCTGACCTGCAGGGGGCGCTGCAGCGCATCCTGGGGGAGGGCGAGGGGGGGGGCGAGGCCAGTCAGATGGACCAGCTGATCGTCCAGCAGATCTACAAGGACTTCCCAGAGATGCACACGGCTGCTGAGGACTGA
- the LOC121298101 gene encoding NCK-interacting protein with SH3 domain-like isoform X2, which produces MYRSLYAFRSPEPNSLHFAAGETFLILERSNRHWWLGSRSSSGESGYIPASYIEKIQTPEQDVVLQSIDRAIESIHNTAMKNGGKYNLEQRDVLQKLIHHRKETLARKSPTNYKQILPSSASDYHIGSAPHANGLSRNYGRQASEPIPESLDPGRGEEGLYQVPPQPRRAAPITPPPPEKRRAPRRPEPAVPTRSSSIGPGSSSVSSVSLDTLGSGSTHTPEANIPSPATTPPPLPCRTRPAADPVPPSPSPSPSPQPEADSQSLAAPSPSALSHALSPSHGVKGAGSDPRVDVPPSMGAELIELVRRNTGLSYDLSRVAIGVVIGHIQSSLPHTAEVMEQVLLSLVESKDLSSALPRGQVCHDEQRLQVIFTDLARHKEDAQQRSWALYEDESVIACYLEELLQILTDADPEVCKKMCKKSHSEPVLSLVAYYQMEHRVALRLLLLKCFGAMCNLDSAIISALVNSVLPMELARDMQTNTQEHQKMCYSALVLSMVFSMGEPLPYRHYEQLNPGFVEFLLDVVEDGLPSDTTEQLPDLFINVLLAFNLHLMVPVNNMVMQTLMKRPNAKVLTEKILLLLNRGDDPVSVFKHQPQPAHSVLKFLQDIFSSADTAGIFYRTDMMVMIDIVVRQISDLSPGDKLRMEYLSLMHAIIRSTDFLQHRHRLPDLQGALQRILGEGEGGGEASQMDQLIVQQIYKDFPEMHTAAED; this is translated from the exons atgtaccgGTCCCTGTACGCCTTCCGCTCGCCGGAACCCAACTCGCTTCACTTCGCCGCCGGGGAGACCTTCCTAATTCTGGAGCGGAGCAATCGACACTGGTGGCTTGGCTCCCGCTCCAGCTCCGGCGAGTCCGGCTACATCCCGGCCTCCTACATTGAGAAGATCCAG accCCCGAACAGGATGTGGTGCTGCAGTCCATCGACAGAGCCATCGAATCCATTCACAACACCGCCATGAAGAACGGGGGCAAATACAACCTGGAGCAGCGGGACGTTCTGCA GAAGCTGATTCACCACCGCAAGGAAACGCTGGCACGCAAGAGCCCAACCAATTACAAGCAGATCCTACCGTCCTCCGCCAGTGACTACCACATCGGCTCCGCCCCCCATGCCAACGGGCTGAGCCGCAACTATGGGCGGCAGGCCAGCGAGCCGATCCCAGAGAGCCTGGACCCAGGCAGGGGGGAGGAGGGGCTGTACCAG GTGCCCCCCCAGCCTCGCCGCGCCGCTCCCATCACCCCCCCTCCTCCAGAGAAGCGCAGGGCCCCTCGCAGACCAG AGCCTGCAGTCCCCACCAGGAGCTCCTCAATTGGTCCTGGCTCCTCCTCTGTGAGCTCCGTCTCTCTGGATACACTGGGCAGCGGCTCCACCCACACCCCCGAGGCCAACATTCCCAGTCCAGCCACCACCCCTCCCCCACTTCCCTGCCGGACCAGGCCTGCTGCTGACCCggtgcctcccagtccctccccgTCCCCCTCCCCACAGCCAGAGGCAGATTCCCAGTCCCTGGCAGCCCCCTCCCCCTCTGCACTGTCACATGCTCTTAGCCCCTCCCATGGTGTGAAGGGGGCGGGGTCTGACCCCCGAGTGGACGTGCCTCCCAGCATGGGGGCGGAGCTGATCGAGCTGGTGCGCAGGAACACAGGGCTCAGCTATGACCTCTCGAGGGTCGCCATCGGGGTCGTGATTGGACACATCCAGAGCTCACTCCCACACACTGCTGAGGTCATGGAGCAGGTCCTCCTCTCATTGGTGGAGAGCAAG gaCCTGAGCTCTGCCCTGCCTCGAGGACAGGTGTGTCACGATGAGCAGCGTCTGCAGGTGATCTTCACCGACCTGGCGAGGCACAAAGAGGACGCGCAGCAGCGCAGCTGGGCCCTGTACGAGGACGAGAGCGTGATAGCCTGCTACCTGGAGGAGCTGCTGCAGATATTG ACGGACGCTGACCCTGAGGTGTGTAAGAAGATGTGCAAGAAGAGCCACTCCGAGCCGGTCCTCTCGCTCGTCGCATACTATCAGATG GAGCACCGGGTGGCTCTGCGGCTGCTGCTGCTCAAGTGTTTTGGGGCAATGTGTAACCTGGACTCTGCCATCATCTCAGCACTGGTGAACTCCGTCCTGCCCATGGAGCTGGCCAGGGACATGCAGACTAACACACAGG agCACCAGAAGATGTGTTACTCTGCGCTGGTCCTGTCCATGGTGTTCTCTATGGGGGAGCCCTTACCTTACCGTCACTACG AGCAGTTGAACCCGGGCTTCGTGGAGTTCCTGCTGGATGTGGTGGAGGACGGGCTGCCCTCGGACACAACGGAGCAGCTCCCAGATCTGTTCATCAATGTGCTGCTGGCATTCAACCTGCACCTCATgg tgccgGTGAACAACATGGTCATGCAGACTCTGATGAAGAGACCCAACGCCAAGGTcctgactgagaagatcctgCTGCTGCTTAATCGGGGAG atGACCCTGTCTCAGTGTTTAAGCACCAGCCCCAGCCCGCTCACTCGGTGCTCAAGTTCCTACAGGATATTTTCTCCAGCGCCGACACGGCCGGCATCTTCTACCGGACTGACATGATGGTGATGATCGACATCGTGGTGCGGCAAATATCAGACCTGTCCCCCGGAGACAAG CTGCGTATGGAGTACCTCTCCCTGATGCACGCCATCATTCGCTCTACAGACTTCCTGCAGCACCGCCATCGCCTGCCTGACCTGCAGGGGGCGCTGCAGCGCATCCTGGGGGAGGGCGAGGGGGGGGGCGAGGCCAGTCAGATGGACCAGCTGATCGTCCAGCAGATCTACAAGGACTTCCCAGAGATGCACACGGCTGCTGAGGACTGA
- the wdr6 gene encoding LOW QUALITY PROTEIN: WD repeat-containing protein 6 (The sequence of the model RefSeq protein was modified relative to this genomic sequence to represent the inferred CDS: inserted 1 base in 1 codon; substituted 1 base at 1 genomic stop codon) produces MLGIVVQSLRLQLSALQSFAFEKVWAVMESVLLRCPITALEFLGEDYLLSGEGPVLTVYSLGPHRESASQSVLRNHRIHGIRPSPWRQDGGGGALLAVFGGKAVRVMELREGPSIADLSSISELQDWVWDVCWLQDREGSGSGVGMLAVALAHNVVVLLDPVSGRALREVRCEETCILYSALLVGCSWARLALISGTVFNQLVLWRPGNWGPRNEDGLARAECRVAGHQGVIFGLAYQPHKGLLASASDDRSVRLWEVGDLSEEGGVWGSGVAGGPRCLQILYGHQARVWAVRLLSNWLLSVGEDSACLLWGCRRGNVLRRXFKGHRGRGXRALAAIEREGGGTWVATGMADSGMGEVEIDKGEGMVRAEGEVEIDKGEGMVRAEGEVEIDKGEGMVRAEGEVEIDKGEGMVRAEGEVEIDKGEGMVRAEGEVEIDKGEGMVRAEGEVEIDKGEGMVRAEGEVEIDKGEGMVRAEGEVEIDDGEETEGESSAGGRRLSQLHFSGQGTPKVIRLVGSRGQVLVMTDSGCLYCCSVGEEGVQGEGWQLLMEDPDFQSYSVVEVSAGSALCAVGNITGRVRVLSLSQPGGAVEVWAGRGKVHSLCWGSREAGSELFVSGPEGRVLWWGAGQAEGAPLRVLQKGSFLLPPCRHQWLTGVAFLPGSGDGVGLWVCGDRRGSVLLYRDREHADRQEPVSVLFGLHGRQGVTSVTVQGGLVYSTGRDGCYRTLSVREGGPALEVLRAQRACRGMGWIERVLFQGVEGGGELVLGFHSTDLVLWDSGRKERLLCVPCGGGHRSWSYSRDSAGFSFAFLKQGAVFLSWAPRPSSALRCSPVVRQGLHGREVTCLCRLGTVTTPGGAVDILVTGSEDTTLTVLAVQPSHGLITTLTTLTDHISSVRALATGQRGRLTHRHTDQLSTLLFSAGGRAQLQCYRLLIGWDEQQQGVSCQAIHLASHRLDEHWERMRNRHKTVKMDPETRYMSVAVVDARMDGGDAVFLAAACSDGAVRLFSLREGRRRLALLAEWFHHQRCVLKVTSFTHRPGQQQGSRRVFLCSAATDGSIAFWDISDAVEGGSLEEDGGTPQRKGLGSPCLTVWLHQCGVNSLDILETEAPGHYLLASGGDDGSLQVCRVCVDSGVAVSSVRISARFAVSSAHAALLTGLHFLTPDLLVSASVDQRVALWRLGEAGLSWQGARFCHVADVAGLETWQREEDQDTFLAVCGQGLQILRLGHWERLAEGAGGH; encoded by the exons ATGCTGGGAATTGTGGTTCAGTCACTCAGACTACAGCTGTCTGCTCTTCAGAGCTTCGCGTTTGAAAAG GTCTGGGCAGTGATGGAGTCTGTGTTGCTGCGTTGTCCCATCACAGCGCTTGAGTTCCTGGGAGAGGACTACTTGCTCTCAG GGGAGGGCCCTGTCCTCACTGTGTACAGCCTGGGTCCCCACAGAGAGAGCGCATCACAGAGCGTGCTCAGAAACCATCGTATCCATGGCATCCGCCCATCACCGTGGCGACAGGATGGAGGTGGCGGGGCCCTGCTGGCTGTGTTTGGAGGGAAGGCAGTGCGAGTGATGGAGCTGAGGGAAGGCCCCTCCATTGCAGACCTGTCCTCAATCTCAGAGCTCCAGGACTGGGTCTGGGACGTGTGCTGGCTGCAGGACAGGGAAGGGTCTGGTTCTGGTGTTGGGATGCTGGCAGTGGCTCTGGCCCACAACGTGGTGGTTCTGTTGGACCCGGTGTCGGGCCGGGCCCTGCGGGAGGTGCGCTGTGAGGAAACGTGCATCCTGTACTCTGCACTGCTCGTGGGATGCAGCTGGGCCCGGCTGGCGCTGATCTCTGGCACAGTATTCAACCAGCTGGTTCTATGGAGGCCCGGAAACTGGGGGCCCAGAAACGAGGATGGCCTGGCCAGGGCAGAGTGCAGAGTGGCTGGGCACCAGGGCGTGATCTTTGGGCTGGCATATCAGCCTCACAAGGGGCTGCTGGCCTCTGCTTCTGATGACCGCAGCGTGCGTCTGTGGGAAGTGGGGGACCTGTCTGAGGAGGGGGGAGTGTGGGGATCAGGGGTGGCTGGGGGGCCACGCTGCCTGCAGATTCTCTACGGTCACCAGGCACGTGTCTGGGCTGTGCGTCTGCTGTCCAATTGGCTACTGAGTGTGGGTGAGGACTCTGCCTGCCTACTCTGGGGCTGTCGCCGTGGCAACGTGCTGCGCAGGTAGTTCAAGGGTCATCGGGGGAGGG TCAGGGCACTGGCGGCAattgagagggaggggggagggacctGGGTGGCTACAGGGATGGCCGACAGCGGAAT GGGAGAGGTGGAGATTGACAAGGGAGAGGGGATGGTGAGGGCTGAAGGAGAGGTGGAGATTGACAAGGGAGAGGGGATGGTGAGGGCTGAAGGAGAGGTGGAGATTGACAAGGGAGAGGGGATGGTGAGGGCTGAAGGAGAGGTGGAGATTGACAAGGGAGAGGGGATGGTGAGGGCTGAAGGAGAGGTGGAGATTGACAAGGGAGAGGGGATGGTGAGGGCTGAAGGAGAGGTGGAGATTGACAAGGGAGAGGGGATGGTGAGGGCTGAAGGAGAGGTGGAGATTGACAAGGGAGAGGGGATGGTGAGGGCTGAAGGAGAGGTGGAGATTGACAAGGGAGAGGGGATGGTGAGGGCTGAAGGAGAGGTGGAGATTGACGATGGAGAGGAGACGGAGGGAGAGAGCAGTGCAGGGGGCAGGCGTCTCTCTCAGCTCCACTTCAGTGGTCAGGGCACCCCCAAAGTGATTCGCCTGGTGGGCTCCAGAGGTCAGGTCCTGGTGATGACAGACTCAGGTTGCCTGTACTGCTGCAGTGTGGGAGAGGAGGGTGTGCAGGGGGAGGGCTGGCAGCTGCTCATGGAGGACCCTGACTTCCAGTCCTACAGCGTGGTGGAGGTGAGTGCTGGGTCTGCGCTGTGTGCTGTGGGTAACATCACAGGCAGGGTCCGTGTCCTCTCCCTGTCCCAGCCAGGGGGCGCTGTGGAGGTGTGGGCCGGCCGGGGGAAGGTGCACAGCCTGTGCTGGGGGTCTCGGGAGGCTGGCTCGGAGCTCTTCGTGTCGGGCCCCGAGGGCAGGGTGCTATGGTGGGGGGCGGGGCAGGCAGAGGGAGCTCCGCTCAGGGTGCTGCAGAAAGGCTCCTTCCTCCTGCCTCCCTGTAGGCACCAGTGGCTCACTGGAGTGGCTTTCCTGCCAGGCAGTGGCGATGGCGTGGGCCTGTGGGTGTGTGGGGACCGGCGGGGCTCTGTGCTGCTGTACCGGGACAGAGAGCATGCTGACCGACAGGAGCCGGTGTCTGTGCTGTTTGGGCTGCATGGCAGGCAGGGGGTGACCTCGGTGACAGTGCAGGGGGGGCTGGTGTACAGTACGGGGCGGGATGGCTGCTACCGAACCCTGAGTGTGAGGGAGGGGGGCCCAGCCCTGGAGGTCCTGCGGGCTCAAAGAGCCTGCCGCGGAATGGGCTGGATAGAGAGGGTGCTGTTCCAGGGCGTTGAGGGAGGCGGGGAGCTGGTGCTGGGGTTCCACTCCACTGATCTGGTGCTGTGGGACTCGGGAAGGAAGGAGAGGCTGCTGTGTGTGCCGTGCGGAGGGGGGCACCGGTCCTGGAGCTACAGCCGTGACTCTGCTGGATTCAGCTTCGCCTTCCTGAAGCAGGGGGCTGTCTTCCTGTCCTGGGCCCCTCGCCCCTCCTCAGCTCTGCGCTGCTCCCCGGTGGTGAGGCAGGGGCTGCACGGGAGGGAGGTGACCTGCCTGTGCCGCCTGGGCACCGTGACAACGCCGGGAGGAGCTGTGGATATCCTGGTGACGGGCAGCGAAGACACCACGCTCACCGTGCTGGCCGTCCAGCCCTCCCACGGCCTGATCACCACCCTGACCACCCTCACCGACCACATCTCCAGTGTGAGGGCACTGGCCACGGGGCAGAGAGgcagactgacacacagacacacagaccaaCTCTCCACTCTGCTGTTCTCAGCGGGAGGGCGGGCCCAGCTCCAGTGCTACCGGCTGCTGATTGGCTGGGATGAGCAGCAGCAGGGAGTGTCCTGCCAGGCAATCCACCTGGCCTCTCACCGATTGGACGAACACTGGGAGCGAATGAGGAACCGGCACAAGACTGTGAAGATGGACCCCGAGACCAG GTACATGTCTGTGGCAGTGGTGGATGCTCGGATGGATGGTGGAGACGCAGTCTTCCTGGCCGCAGCCTGCAGTGATGGAGCGGTGAG GTTGTTCTCTCTGCGTGAGGGGAGGCGCAGGCTGGCTCTGCTGGCGGAGTGGTTTCATCACCAGCGATGTGTTCTCAAGGTGACCTCGTTCACACACCGGCCAGGGCAGCAGCAGGGGAGCAG GAGAGTGTTTCTGTGCAGCGCTGCGACGGATGGGAGCATTGCATTCTGGGATATCTCTGATGCGGTGGAGGGGGGGAGTCTGGAGGAGGATGGTGGCACCCCCCAGCGGAAGG gaCTGGGCAGCCCCTGTCTGACTGTGTGGCTGCACCAGTGTGGGGTGAACAGCCTGGATATCCTGGAGACGGAGGCTCCAGGGCACTACCTGCTGGCCAGTGGGGGTGATGACGGCTCACTGCAGGTGTGTCGCGTGTGTGTGGACAGCGGCGTTGCCGTGTCGTCGGTGCGGATCAGCGCTCGCTTCGCAGTCTCCTCTGCTCACGCCGCGCTCCTCACCGGCCTGCACTTCCTGACCCCTGACCTCCTGGTCTCTGCCTCCGTGGACCAGCGTGTGGCTCTGTGGCGGCTGGGCGAGGCCGGGCTGAGTTGGCAGGGAGCCCGGTTCTGTCACGTGGCCGACGTAGCGGGGCTGGAGACGTGGCAGAGAGAGGAGGACCAGGATACCTTCCTGGCAGTGTGCGGGCAGGGGCTTCAGATACTGAGGCTGGGACACTGGGAGAGACTGGCAGAGGGGGCTGGGGGGCACTGA